The genomic DNA ATTACTGCGATTTAACCGGTGAGCCTAACTTCATTGCTGATATGTTAGAGAGGTATGAAGCTACTGCCCAAAACAGTGGAGCCTGTATTGTTCATTGTTGTGGCTTTGACTCACTGCCTTCCGATTTAGGGGCTTATTATTTGCAGCAACAAGCAAAAGCACTCTTTGGTGAGCCGTGCCAAGAAATTGATATGCGGGTTAATCGCATGGCGGGCACGCTTTCTGGCGGCACCATGGCGAGTATGATTAATATCGTGAAAAAAGCCAAAGACGATAAAGCGCTGCGAAAAACGTTAATGAACCCATATGCATTGGCACCTGACCTGAAAAAAGTTAAGCAAAAGTTTTTTAACAAGGTTGTACAAGATAAGGTTAAACCGGGTTGGCTTGCTCCGTTTATGATGGCCAGCATTAACACCAAAATAGTGTTAAGAACCGCGATGCAACGCCCAGATTTATTTCCAGAAAATTTCCTATACAGCGAGGCCATGCACATGGGTGACGGGCCTGGTGGTAAAAAGCGAGCAAAACGGATGGCGCTAGGCTTAGGGGTCGTAGCCATAGGTGCCGCCATTGCGCCAGCGCGATGGGTACTAGAAAAGTTTGTACTGCCGAAGCCAGGCACCGGCCCTTCTGAACAAGCGCAGATTGATGGCTTTTTTACCATTGTGCATTACGGCACAACCGCCAAGGGTGAAAAAATTGCAGTAGAAGTACATGGTGATCAAGATCCTGGTTATGGATCTACCGCAAAAATGCTTACGCAAGCCGCGGTGGTGTTAGCCAAAGAATTGCCCAGTGACCAAGCCGGTGGTTTTTGGACACCGGCCGCTATTATGGCCGAGTCGCTTATTCCACGGCTAAGTACACACGCTGGCGTATCGATAAAAACCATCGATTAGGCGGGTTTGTCTAGCGACTCTTGTTCTGCATTCGAATTTGCACACACCGGCCTCATCATCAAAGCCGGCTGTGTGAGCTGCATTTATAGTTGAGCTGCTTTCAGATGCGACCCATTGGCAGCAGTGGCAGGGAAAAATGCCCGTTCTTTATAATCATGAATCCTTGCATTAATTATTTAAAATACAGGCACACTGGTACACCCTCAACTTGAGCAATTTCAATGGGCATGTCATACAGTGTTGATAGACAATCGCTGTTGATCACTTGTGCTGGTGAACCTGCTTTAAAGAGCTCGCCTTGCTTCAAGGCAATAATGTGGTCGCTGTAATAACTGGCGAAATTGATATCGTGCAATACCACGACGATACTTTTATCGAGCGCGTAGCACGCTTGCTTAAGGTGCTTCATAATGCTGCCACTGTGCTTCATATCGAGATTATTAAGTGGCTCGTCAAGGAAAAGGTAGGGCGTGTCTTGTGCCCATACCATGGCAATAAAGGCTCGTTGTCGTTGACCACCCGACAATTGATCGAGGTATCGGTCTTGAATGTCTGATAGCTGAAAATAGTGAATCGTTTCATTGATGACAACCCAATCTTCAGGCGAAGGGCGACCTCGGTGATAGGGAAAGCGACCAAAGCAGACTAAGTCCTTCACTGAAATTCGCGCGCCAATTTGGTTGTCTTGTTTTAGGTATGCCAACTGCTTGGCAAGCGTCTCCCTTGGTAAAGATTCTAACGATTGCCCATTAAAGCTGACCACGCCATTGGTTGCCTTTATTTGCGCGCTGGCCACTGATAATAATGACGATTTGCCAGCACCATTAGGACCAATGATTGAAGTGATGCCTTTATTGGGTATGTCGGTTGATAGTTTCGACAATACTTGAGTATCGCCATAGCGCAGTGAAATGTTGTCCAATCTAATCATGTTTTTTCTCTATACATTATCAGCGCCAAAAAGCATAAGCCGCCGAACAGTTCGATAATAATGCTTAATTGCATGCTAAAGTCGAAAACGTGTTGCAGTAAAAAATCGCCCACTACGAGAATGGCGATACCCAGTAAAGCCGCCATGGGTAAAAGCCAGCGGTGGTGGTAGCAAGGTGTTAATCGATAAGCCAAATGCGCCACGAGAAGTCCAAAGAATGTAATCGGCCCGACAAGAGCAGTGGATACGCTGATTAATACCGTGACAATCATGAGAATTTCTTTCGTCATTCTTGGAATGTTAATGCCCAAGTTGGTTGCACAATGGCGGCCGAGTAGCATCACATCCAACGTGGCGTGTTTTCGCCAAATATAAATTGAGCTGAATGTAATGACGCAAATGGAGATCACCAGCATAGTTGAGTCGATGCGACTAAAGCTTGCAAACAAATTGTCTTGTAACACCGTAAATTCCGTTGGGTCGAGCATCCGGAAAATTAAGCCGCTGGCGCTGCCAAATAGAATACCCAAGACGATACCGGCCAGTAATAAAAACTGTAGAGACTGCTGATTGCCTTTGAAAAATATTCGATAAAGTAGCGCCGTACACGCCACCATAGCACTGGTTTCTAGTAGCCATTTTAGGTAAGGGTTAAGCGTGTTGAAGCCAATCACGCCTAAGCTGACAACCAACAAAGCTTGAATGAGCCCGTACAATGAATCGAAACCCATGATGCCAGGCGTTAAGATTCGGTTTTCCGTCATGGTTTGAAACAGCACCGTAGAAATAGAAATCGCCGCACCCACTATAACCAGTGTGATGAGTTTTTTACTGCGATACTTAAGGGTGAATTCTAGGCTGGCTTTCATATCCCAGGTTAAGTAGAGAGCAAATGCGATGGCAAGTAATGCCAGCAGAATAGAAACCCTGACCACAGGCGATTGAAGCATCGAGCGGTTTGTTTGAAGTGTGTTATGCATTTTTTCGATTAGCTTTTATAAGAATGGTAAGGAAAATATTGCTTCCCACGACACCCATGATGACGCCGACAGGCATTTCATAAGGGAATCTAATTAAACGAGCAGTGATATCGCAGACCAGCACCAGACCAGCGCCCAATAAGGCAATCCACGGCAGCGATTTTTTAAGATTGTCGCCTATGATTGCACTGATTAGGTTAGGAATGACCAAGCCTAAAAACGGAATAACGCCGGCAATAACAACGGTGATGCCTGAGATTAATGAGACTATGAGAACGCCCCAGCTTAGATACCACTTATAATTGAGGCCTAGGTTTTGTGAATAACTTTTGCCGAGACCAACCAATGTGAATTGATTAGCCGTGATGTAGGCGAGTAGGCAAAGCCCAGCACTGATCCAAAGCAATTCGTAACGACCTTTAAGGATCATCGAAAAGTCACCTTGCACCCATGTCCATATGGCTTGAACCAGATCGTGTTGAAAGGCAATGAACATCACCACGGATGAAATGATGCCCCCATAAATGATGCCAACTAATGGAACAATAACATTTGAGCGTAGCTTGATGCGACTCAGCAAAAACAAAAAACTTGCAGAGCCAAACACGGAGAATAAGGAAGCAACGATCAGTTTTAAGGTCACACTGGTTTGAGGAGCAAAAATGATAAGCAGTAAAACACCTAGTGTCGCCCATTCAACGGTTCCTGTCGTGGTTGGCTCTACAAATTTATTACGCGCTAAGATTTGCATGATAACCCCCGCGACAGCGAGTGACATGCCAGTTAGAAGTACGGCAATTGTTCTGGGAATGCGCGTCTGAAACAGTAAGCTCCAATTGCTCTCTTGTGCAGTGATATCTATGACGCCGATAAATAAACTGGCTACCGCAAGCGCAGCAACCAGTAACAAGGCTAAACCGAATCGAATCATATGAGGCTTAATTCACTATGGCTTTATGTAACTGCGATACTGCTGAATCAACGGCTGTGAGCCCATAAGCCACCAAGTACCAAGACACGCCATCCACGTAGATAATATTTTGCTGCTTATGAACATCCATCGATTTAATGATGTCATTGTCTAGCAACGCTTGGGCGCTCCCTTGCGCAGTACCAATGGCGGCATCTCTATCGAGTACGATCAACCAGTCTGGGTCGGCGTCTTTAATGAACTCAAATGAAATGGGCTCGCCGTGAGTCGCTTCTTCCACATTGTCTACAGCTGGAATTAACCCTAAATCATCGTGAACCCAACCATAGCGAGAGCCAGGACCAAAGGCAGAAATTTTACCGCCCGAAGTTAGAACAAACAGTGCCTTCCCTGCATTCGGAGCAGCTTGCTGAATATCACGCACTTTAGCTTTAATAGCATCGAGCTTTACTTTCGCTTCGGCTTCTTTATCGACCATTTTCGCTAACGATTCGGTCATGCTGTAAAACTGCTGCAAGTAGTTTTCGCCCCAAACAGAAGAGTCAAAGGTGGGAGCAAACTCTGAAAACTGCTCTTTAAATGCTGCGGTTCTAGGTCCAAGTACAATGACATCGGGTTCAAGTGAGGCCGTCATTTCTACATCGGGTTCAAAAAAGCTGCCCACATTGGCGTATTGATCGTCTTTAAATTTTGATAAGTAGCCAATGGTATGGGGTTTTGTAACGCCGATAACTTTTACACCTAGGGTATCGAAGGTATCTAGTGGGGCAAGGCCAAAAGTAACGATTTTCTCAGGTGTTTTGTCCATTTCAAACTTACCTTGAGCGTCCACCAGTGTACCAGCAACGGCATAGGTCATAAGCGCAAAACAGCCTAAGATTAGGGCTTTCGGGTATTTAAGCATGGTAGCTTCCTTTTTGTGAGTTAAGCGGGATGCGTAATATATGAGAATGATTCTTGTTTGTAAATAAGAATTTATATTGTTTGATGAGTGGTTTGAGTGTCGGTTTTATTTACAATTAAGGTGTTAAAAAATGTTAAGGCGGTCACAGAACGCCTAGTTTTCGCAGGTTCAAGACATTGGCCTAGTTATTGCTGTGTTAAAGAGAAATGACCGAATTTAATTAAAAGGATGTAACCATGAAACTAAAGCTCTTCATAAGCGCCTTCTCTATGTTTCTTTTAATCGTAGGCTCTGCTCAGGCAAATCTTATGAAAGGAGAGGGTGGCACAAGTAAATCACTTGTATCGGTTTCTCAGAGCAAGAGTGATTCTGCTAAAGATATCTTAAGCTTACAGTCTAGTTCAGAGAGCAAGACGAATAAGCCTAGTATCTCTAAGGAGTCAGGCAGCAACCAAGGCGTTCTATTTTTTATGAACAGCCAAGTGAACGAAGGCGGTAAAATTCCTGAATTGCCTATCCAGCAAATTCAGTTCAATGATGACTTGGTTATTATTCCAGAGCCACAAGATGACATTGTTGCTGAAGTACCAGAGCCAGCTACTTTCGGGTTACTTGCTTTAGGCTTAACAGGTTTAGTGGCTTCGCGTCGTAAGCGTAGCGCTTAATCGCGTACCAAATTTTAAAAAAGGGCTCCCTAGAGCCCTTTTTTTTGCCTTTAAAAAAATAGACAAATACACTATTTAATTAAAAGATTCATTCGTTCTTGAATTGTTAAGCCCCTTTAGAATCAGTGTATTTTGCCGTTGACGAACTCATTCTGAGCGCCTAGTGTTACCGGGCTAATTTGTTTAAGGGACGCATCTTTATTTTATGAGAGCATTATCGTTGTCATTCGCAATGGCTTTTGTATGTTTGCAAATGCTTTCAATCGCTGGCGCAGATGAATCTGGACCAAGTTATACTTTTGGTGTGGGCATTGCGCCCATTTATGTAGAAGAGCGCGTTAAAAGTGATTACTTAATAGGTGGTCTTACGGTGCTTCCTATTCATACTCAAATATCAACGGGCTACACCCTCAATTCAGAGTATAGGATTGCACTGAAACTATCGAATGATTGGTATCTCGATGAGCAATCTAGGTTGGTTTCAAGCGGGTTATTGGCGGCAACGGTTCGCTATTCTCCAAATGACTTTCATAGTGTTTATATGCAGGCTGGCGCTGGTTTAGCGCTTAAAAATAGACTATCGACAGCAGAGATGAATCAAGGGTTTGGATTTCTATTGGGTGCAGGTAAGCTTTTAACTGGTAAAATTTCATTAGAGCTAACTATGCGACACCTTTCTTTTAATGAGCTGCAAGTTGATCCTAGCCCAGGAGTATCTGAAGATATTTCTTCATTACAGCTTAGTTTAGTGATGCTGACTTTTTAAGGAGCTTTTAAACATTGGATGTAAACTGCAAGCTGAGAATGGTTCGCCCACTTTGTTTATTATTAATCCTTTTTTCTTTTTACAGTTGCGCTTCACTTGGGTCAAAATCTAACAGTGACAAAGTAGCAAAACTGTCGGGTGAAGACTTCGTTTTGTCTTTAGCATCAGAATCTGTAGATTTTGTTCAGTTAAAGCAATCAAATGAAGCAGGTACATTAATGGCGCTCGTGCCATCGGCCGATAAAGCGATGATTACTAAATTGCATC from Reinekea marina includes the following:
- a CDS encoding saccharopine dehydrogenase family protein, whose translation is MTREYDLILMGATSFVGQITYRRLAEYIHQKDPTLTFAIAGRSTEKLASVQRDVSQRLNLKLDTPMITVNSMNAADMKRVAQSAKVVISTVGPFDQYGEQLVKACAENGTHYCDLTGEPNFIADMLERYEATAQNSGACIVHCCGFDSLPSDLGAYYLQQQAKALFGEPCQEIDMRVNRMAGTLSGGTMASMINIVKKAKDDKALRKTLMNPYALAPDLKKVKQKFFNKVVQDKVKPGWLAPFMMASINTKIVLRTAMQRPDLFPENFLYSEAMHMGDGPGGKKRAKRMALGLGVVAIGAAIAPARWVLEKFVLPKPGTGPSEQAQIDGFFTIVHYGTTAKGEKIAVEVHGDQDPGYGSTAKMLTQAAVVLAKELPSDQAGGFWTPAAIMAESLIPRLSTHAGVSIKTID
- a CDS encoding iron ABC transporter ATP-binding protein; the encoded protein is MIRLDNISLRYGDTQVLSKLSTDIPNKGITSIIGPNGAGKSSLLSVASAQIKATNGVVSFNGQSLESLPRETLAKQLAYLKQDNQIGARISVKDLVCFGRFPYHRGRPSPEDWVVINETIHYFQLSDIQDRYLDQLSGGQRQRAFIAMVWAQDTPYLFLDEPLNNLDMKHSGSIMKHLKQACYALDKSIVVVLHDINFASYYSDHIIALKQGELFKAGSPAQVINSDCLSTLYDMPIEIAQVEGVPVCLYFK
- a CDS encoding iron chelate uptake ABC transporter family permease subunit, translated to MHNTLQTNRSMLQSPVVRVSILLALLAIAFALYLTWDMKASLEFTLKYRSKKLITLVIVGAAISISTVLFQTMTENRILTPGIMGFDSLYGLIQALLVVSLGVIGFNTLNPYLKWLLETSAMVACTALLYRIFFKGNQQSLQFLLLAGIVLGILFGSASGLIFRMLDPTEFTVLQDNLFASFSRIDSTMLVISICVITFSSIYIWRKHATLDVMLLGRHCATNLGINIPRMTKEILMIVTVLISVSTALVGPITFFGLLVAHLAYRLTPCYHHRWLLPMAALLGIAILVVGDFLLQHVFDFSMQLSIIIELFGGLCFLALIMYREKT
- a CDS encoding ABC transporter permease — protein: MIRFGLALLLVAALAVASLFIGVIDITAQESNWSLLFQTRIPRTIAVLLTGMSLAVAGVIMQILARNKFVEPTTTGTVEWATLGVLLLIIFAPQTSVTLKLIVASLFSVFGSASFLFLLSRIKLRSNVIVPLVGIIYGGIISSVVMFIAFQHDLVQAIWTWVQGDFSMILKGRYELLWISAGLCLLAYITANQFTLVGLGKSYSQNLGLNYKWYLSWGVLIVSLISGITVVIAGVIPFLGLVIPNLISAIIGDNLKKSLPWIALLGAGLVLVCDITARLIRFPYEMPVGVIMGVVGSNIFLTILIKANRKNA
- a CDS encoding siderophore ABC transporter substrate-binding protein, producing the protein MLKYPKALILGCFALMTYAVAGTLVDAQGKFEMDKTPEKIVTFGLAPLDTFDTLGVKVIGVTKPHTIGYLSKFKDDQYANVGSFFEPDVEMTASLEPDVIVLGPRTAAFKEQFSEFAPTFDSSVWGENYLQQFYSMTESLAKMVDKEAEAKVKLDAIKAKVRDIQQAAPNAGKALFVLTSGGKISAFGPGSRYGWVHDDLGLIPAVDNVEEATHGEPISFEFIKDADPDWLIVLDRDAAIGTAQGSAQALLDNDIIKSMDVHKQQNIIYVDGVSWYLVAYGLTAVDSAVSQLHKAIVN
- a CDS encoding PEP-CTERM sorting domain-containing protein; translated protein: MKLKLFISAFSMFLLIVGSAQANLMKGEGGTSKSLVSVSQSKSDSAKDILSLQSSSESKTNKPSISKESGSNQGVLFFMNSQVNEGGKIPELPIQQIQFNDDLVIIPEPQDDIVAEVPEPATFGLLALGLTGLVASRRKRSA